A genomic segment from Neodiprion lecontei isolate iyNeoLeco1 chromosome 1, iyNeoLeco1.1, whole genome shotgun sequence encodes:
- the LOC107226358 gene encoding probable pyruvate dehydrogenase E1 component subunit alpha, mitochondrial isoform X2 yields the protein MIPNCIRSIGSQTSKRNAVSFLLNKNNYATEASFETKPFRLHKLDSGPSTQVSVTKEDALKYYKQLHTIRRIETAAGNLYKEKIIRGFCHLYSGQEACAVGMTAVLRPQDSVITAYRVHGWTYLMGVSPLGVLAELTGRQSGNARGKGGSMHMYAKNFYGGNGIVGAQVPLGVGVAFAAKYQNTGGVCLALYGDGAANQGQIFEAYNIAKLWDIPCIFVCENNGYGMGTSADRAAASTDYYTRGDYVPGIWVDGMDVLAVREATRYAIDHCTSGKGPIVLETATYRYSGHSMSDPGTSYRTREEIQEVRQTRDPITSFKERILNSNLVAADELKKLEAEVRKEVDDAVKIAKTDKEIPMSELTTDIYSAPLEKEVRNVTPFNPLPHGRLGPAINL from the exons gCTGTGTCTTTCTTATTAAACAAGAATAACTACGCGACGGAGGCATCTTTCGAAACAAAGCCATTCCGTTTACATAAATTAGATTCAGGCCCATCCACGCAGGTGTCAGTAACAAAAGAGGATGCTCTCAAGTACTACAAGCAATTGCACACCATCCGTCGTATTGAAACAGCGGCTGGCAACctttacaaagaaaaaattataagggGTTTTTGTCATCTTTACTCCGGACAG GAAGCATGTGCAGTTGGGATGACTGCCGTCCTACGTCCTCAGGATTCCGTAATAACAGCGTATCGTGTTCACGGATGGACTTATCTTATGGGTGTTTCCCCGTTAGGTGTACTAGCTGAACTTACAGGGCGTCAAAGCGGGAATGCACGCGGTAAAGGTGGTTCCATGCACATGTATGCCAAGAATTTTTACGGAGGCAATGGTATTGTTGGTGCCCAG GTGCCGCTGGGTGTAGGCGTAGCCTTTGCTGCCAAATATCAAAACACCGGTGGAGTATGTTTAGCTTTGTATGGTGATGGCGCTGCAAATCAAGGTCAGATATTCGAGGCTTACAATATTGCCAAGCTGTGGGATATTCCCTGCATCTTTGTTTGCGAAAATAATGGTTATGGTATGGGAACCAGCGCAGACCGAGCAGCTGCCAGTACGGACTATTACACAAGAGGAGACTATGTTCCCGGAATCTGG GTCGATGGAATGGACGTTTTAGCCGTGCGAGAGGCTACTCGTTATGCCATTGATCACTGCACCAGTGGAAAAGGACCAATTGTCCTCGAAACAGCTACTTATCGTTACAGCGGTCACAGTATGTCAGATCCAGGCACAAGCTATCGTACTAGGGAAGAAATTCAAGAGGTTCGTCAGACTCGTGACCCTATTACCAGCTTTAAAGAAAGGATTCTCAACTCGAACTTAGTTGCAGCTGATGAACTCAAG AAACTTGAAGCTGAGGTCAGAAAAGAAGTTGATGATGCGGTGAAGATTGCTAAGACAGACAAAGAAATCCCTATGAGTGAATTGACCACAGATATCTACTCTGCACCTCTTGAAAAAGAAGTGCGCAATGTAACCCCTTTCAATCCACTACCTCATGGTAGGCTGGGTCCCGCCATTAATCTTTAG
- the LOC107226358 gene encoding probable pyruvate dehydrogenase E1 component subunit alpha, mitochondrial isoform X1: MIPNCIRSIGSQTSKRNYGSWSKAVSFLLNKNNYATEASFETKPFRLHKLDSGPSTQVSVTKEDALKYYKQLHTIRRIETAAGNLYKEKIIRGFCHLYSGQEACAVGMTAVLRPQDSVITAYRVHGWTYLMGVSPLGVLAELTGRQSGNARGKGGSMHMYAKNFYGGNGIVGAQVPLGVGVAFAAKYQNTGGVCLALYGDGAANQGQIFEAYNIAKLWDIPCIFVCENNGYGMGTSADRAAASTDYYTRGDYVPGIWVDGMDVLAVREATRYAIDHCTSGKGPIVLETATYRYSGHSMSDPGTSYRTREEIQEVRQTRDPITSFKERILNSNLVAADELKKLEAEVRKEVDDAVKIAKTDKEIPMSELTTDIYSAPLEKEVRNVTPFNPLPHGRLGPAINL; this comes from the exons gCTGTGTCTTTCTTATTAAACAAGAATAACTACGCGACGGAGGCATCTTTCGAAACAAAGCCATTCCGTTTACATAAATTAGATTCAGGCCCATCCACGCAGGTGTCAGTAACAAAAGAGGATGCTCTCAAGTACTACAAGCAATTGCACACCATCCGTCGTATTGAAACAGCGGCTGGCAACctttacaaagaaaaaattataagggGTTTTTGTCATCTTTACTCCGGACAG GAAGCATGTGCAGTTGGGATGACTGCCGTCCTACGTCCTCAGGATTCCGTAATAACAGCGTATCGTGTTCACGGATGGACTTATCTTATGGGTGTTTCCCCGTTAGGTGTACTAGCTGAACTTACAGGGCGTCAAAGCGGGAATGCACGCGGTAAAGGTGGTTCCATGCACATGTATGCCAAGAATTTTTACGGAGGCAATGGTATTGTTGGTGCCCAG GTGCCGCTGGGTGTAGGCGTAGCCTTTGCTGCCAAATATCAAAACACCGGTGGAGTATGTTTAGCTTTGTATGGTGATGGCGCTGCAAATCAAGGTCAGATATTCGAGGCTTACAATATTGCCAAGCTGTGGGATATTCCCTGCATCTTTGTTTGCGAAAATAATGGTTATGGTATGGGAACCAGCGCAGACCGAGCAGCTGCCAGTACGGACTATTACACAAGAGGAGACTATGTTCCCGGAATCTGG GTCGATGGAATGGACGTTTTAGCCGTGCGAGAGGCTACTCGTTATGCCATTGATCACTGCACCAGTGGAAAAGGACCAATTGTCCTCGAAACAGCTACTTATCGTTACAGCGGTCACAGTATGTCAGATCCAGGCACAAGCTATCGTACTAGGGAAGAAATTCAAGAGGTTCGTCAGACTCGTGACCCTATTACCAGCTTTAAAGAAAGGATTCTCAACTCGAACTTAGTTGCAGCTGATGAACTCAAG AAACTTGAAGCTGAGGTCAGAAAAGAAGTTGATGATGCGGTGAAGATTGCTAAGACAGACAAAGAAATCCCTATGAGTGAATTGACCACAGATATCTACTCTGCACCTCTTGAAAAAGAAGTGCGCAATGTAACCCCTTTCAATCCACTACCTCATGGTAGGCTGGGTCCCGCCATTAATCTTTAG
- the LOC107226349 gene encoding uncharacterized protein LOC107226349 produces the protein MTVNDEQSQRVSAELTGRMNGLKHVCMLILSINVSTTMSQYVDDSDYEDYGVYDEFLSNDIRPMQQPKKQVDTTQDDFYIINDYEEAISKNDVNKNYIHAANEEIALDLEKDEGSIQVIKPPYQHLKWLQSPERVYQYTKHRIPGYDYHELDFMGHKKLNKCDARSVWSHCVCQFTCSNPNEVDCYMPCISGCECKEAYVFDENSQLCVPLEMCQ, from the exons ATGACAGTGAATGATGAACAGAGTCAACGAGTCAGTGCAGAATTAACCGGCAGAATGAACGGACTCAAACACGTGTGTATGCTGATTTTGAGCATAAACGTGTCGACAACTATGTCTC AATACGTAGATGATTCAGATTACGAGGACTATGGTGTgtacgatgaatttttatcgaatgaTATCAGACCTATGCAACAACCTAAAAAACAAGTAGATACTACCCAAGATGATTTTTACATAATAAATGATTATGAGGAGGCAATATCTAAAAatgatgtaaataaaaattatatacatgctGCGAACGAGGAAATAGCTTTGGATCTAGAGAAAGACGAAGGATCCATACAAGTGATTAAACCGCCTTATCAACATCTCAAATGGTTACAATCACCAGAAAGAGTGTATCAATACACAAAACATAGAATACCTGGTTACGATTATCATGAGTTAGATTTCATGGGACATAAAAAACTAAATAAGTGTGATGCGAGATCTGTTTGGTCTCACTGCGTTTGTCAATTCACATGCTCTAACCCGAATGAAGTTGATTGTTACATGCCATGTATAAGTGGATGCGAGTGTAAAGAAGCATATGTATTTGACGAAAACTCACAACTATGTGTACCACTAGAAATGTGTCAAtag